A portion of the Tenacibaculum todarodis genome contains these proteins:
- a CDS encoding ArnT family glycosyltransferase yields the protein MIKFLKKPTNLLFSTLLLLTIINIVQSYTTELLSDEAYYWVYSQKLDFGYFDHPPMVALWIYVSNLFFANGELSVRFFAAFTLSSTIFICWKLIEHPKKIEFTWLFLLIVLSTTLFNVYGFITVPDTPLLFFMALFLLGYKKYVDHKSFLSYFLISIGMAGMLYSKYQAILVILFVLFSNLKILKDGKFWIASLGSTILFAPHLYWQFINDFPTFRYHLYERTASSVYNVGDTLLHFVNIIAIIGLTFPIVYLAFYKNLKTKELFSKSLNFIVIGFITFFFLMSFKGHVQAQWIVPISIPLILITFYYLIDKKAKRKTFIYLASATLICVTFIRIAMANDGILSKQQDMHGNKAWVQNLKTVIKGKQPIFLDSYQNASAYWFYAHEQPLEFNSWNRRKNQYDLLESNTFSKNKDVALIGNKRIKNTADTSIIKRNKTKLYIKYLSNYNNYKGLKITFEDNLSIADLNSKTLDIFVKNSYADLGENNIIYKVVLLDEKRKAIKTFPAEITFNEAINIGNNNAKLSIKTKETTIDTAVSFIQIIGQTHKDMPSFRVSSMKQIKL from the coding sequence ATGATTAAGTTTTTAAAGAAACCTACTAACTTACTTTTTTCTACCTTATTATTATTGACAATTATAAATATTGTTCAAAGTTATACTACAGAACTACTTTCTGATGAAGCATATTATTGGGTTTATAGTCAAAAATTAGATTTCGGTTATTTTGATCATCCGCCAATGGTGGCTTTATGGATTTATGTTTCAAACCTATTTTTTGCAAATGGCGAATTAAGTGTGCGTTTTTTTGCCGCTTTTACCCTTTCGTCAACAATTTTTATCTGCTGGAAATTAATTGAACACCCAAAGAAAATAGAATTTACTTGGCTTTTTTTATTAATCGTTTTATCAACAACACTTTTTAATGTTTACGGTTTTATTACGGTTCCAGATACACCTTTATTATTTTTTATGGCACTTTTCTTATTAGGTTATAAAAAATACGTTGATCATAAATCCTTTTTAAGCTATTTTCTAATTTCTATTGGTATGGCAGGAATGCTATACAGCAAATACCAAGCAATTTTAGTGATCCTTTTTGTACTTTTTTCAAACTTAAAAATTTTAAAAGATGGAAAATTCTGGATTGCATCTTTAGGAAGTACTATATTATTTGCTCCTCATTTATATTGGCAATTTATAAATGATTTCCCAACTTTTAGATATCATTTATACGAACGTACAGCTTCATCTGTTTATAATGTTGGAGATACTTTATTACATTTTGTAAATATAATTGCTATTATTGGTTTAACGTTTCCAATAGTATATTTAGCTTTTTACAAAAACCTTAAAACCAAAGAGTTATTCAGTAAATCATTAAATTTTATTGTAATTGGTTTTATCACTTTTTTCTTTTTAATGTCATTTAAAGGACATGTACAAGCACAATGGATTGTTCCAATTTCTATTCCTTTAATATTAATTACTTTTTATTATTTAATTGACAAAAAAGCAAAACGAAAAACATTTATCTACTTAGCTTCAGCAACATTAATTTGTGTAACATTTATTAGAATTGCTATGGCAAATGATGGAATTTTATCAAAACAACAAGATATGCATGGCAATAAAGCATGGGTTCAAAATCTTAAAACAGTAATAAAAGGAAAACAACCTATTTTTCTAGATTCTTATCAAAATGCATCAGCGTATTGGTTTTATGCACATGAACAACCTTTGGAGTTTAATTCTTGGAATAGAAGAAAAAATCAATACGATTTATTAGAAAGCAATACTTTTTCTAAAAATAAGGACGTTGCATTAATTGGTAATAAACGTATAAAAAACACTGCTGACACATCAATAATAAAAAGAAACAAAACAAAATTATATATTAAGTACCTAAGTAATTACAATAATTACAAAGGGTTAAAAATTACATTTGAAGACAATCTTTCTATAGCCGATTTAAATAGTAAGACTTTAGACATATTTGTAAAAAACTCGTATGCTGATCTTGGTGAAAATAATATAATTTATAAAGTTGTGTTATTAGATGAAAAAAGGAAAGCGATTAAAACTTTTCCTGCTGAAATTACATTTAATGAAGCCATAAATATTGGAAACAACAATGCTAAACTTTCTATAAAAACAAAAGAAACAACTATAGATACAGCTGTTTCTTTTATTCAAATTATTGGACAAACACATAAAGATATGCCTTCGTTTAGAGTAAGTTCTATGAAACAAATAAAGCTTTAA
- the meaB gene encoding methylmalonyl Co-A mutase-associated GTPase MeaB: MTAKNKSALTEKDGVSQPETTSKSSAEKIKLRRSKQITTDEFVTNILAGNITYLSRAITLVESTNVNHQKQATEIIERCLPHANKSIRIGITGVPGVGKSTFIEAFGKHVTSLGKKVAVLAVDPSSSVNKGSILGDKTRMEELVTDKNAFIRPSPSGTSLGGVAQKTRESIILCEAAGFDTIIIETVGVGQSETAVHSMVDFFLLLKLAGAGDELQGIKRGIIEMADAIVINKADGDNEKNAKIAKVAFTRALHLYPPKESGWLPKVETASALTNDNIDKVFSMIAEYFTTVTTSGYFQQKRNEQNKYWLLETINLQLKNNFFGRDVVKNQLEKEIKNLENGKTTPFNAAKNLLDL, translated from the coding sequence ATGACAGCTAAAAACAAATCTGCTTTAACAGAAAAAGATGGAGTTTCTCAACCAGAAACTACCAGTAAATCTTCTGCAGAAAAAATAAAACTTCGTAGAAGTAAGCAAATTACAACAGATGAGTTTGTTACAAATATTTTAGCTGGTAATATTACCTATCTAAGTCGTGCTATAACATTGGTTGAAAGCACTAATGTAAATCACCAAAAACAAGCAACAGAAATTATTGAACGTTGTTTGCCGCATGCAAATAAATCAATCCGAATTGGAATTACAGGTGTTCCTGGTGTAGGTAAAAGTACTTTTATTGAAGCTTTTGGTAAACACGTAACTTCTTTAGGCAAAAAAGTAGCCGTTTTAGCGGTTGACCCAAGTAGTTCTGTTAATAAAGGAAGTATTTTAGGTGATAAAACGAGAATGGAAGAATTAGTGACTGATAAAAATGCTTTTATAAGACCTTCACCTTCTGGAACTTCTTTAGGTGGTGTTGCACAAAAAACTCGTGAAAGTATTATTTTATGTGAAGCTGCAGGTTTTGACACCATTATTATTGAAACTGTTGGTGTTGGGCAGTCGGAAACGGCCGTACATTCTATGGTAGATTTCTTTTTACTACTGAAATTAGCCGGAGCTGGAGACGAATTGCAAGGTATTAAACGCGGAATTATAGAAATGGCAGACGCAATTGTTATTAATAAAGCTGATGGCGATAATGAAAAAAATGCCAAAATTGCCAAAGTTGCCTTTACAAGAGCGCTACATTTATATCCGCCAAAAGAAAGTGGCTGGTTGCCAAAAGTTGAAACTGCTAGCGCATTAACAAATGATAATATTGATAAAGTGTTCTCAATGATTGCTGAATATTTTACCACAGTTACAACAAGTGGCTATTTTCAGCAAAAAAGAAACGAGCAAAACAAATATTGGTTGCTAGAAACTATAAATTTGCAATTGAAAAATAATTTCTTCGGAAGAGATGTTGTAAAAAATCAACTAGAAAAGGAAATTAAAAATTTAGAAAATGGAAAAACTACGCCATTTAACGCCGCTAAAAACCTATTAGATTTATGA
- a CDS encoding RNA polymerase sigma factor — translation MQLYNLYSKAMFLVARRYVKDSVLAEDVMQDAFIKAFKNLHSYKAEVSFGAWLKRIVINQSIDELKKKKLELVTINEDVVSLVEDNNWEVESSISSETIIETIQKLKDKYRVVLTLYLLEGYDHSEISQILNIAEVTSRTHLMRGKKQLQEQLKTIGYAERY, via the coding sequence ATGCAATTGTATAATTTATATAGCAAAGCTATGTTTTTAGTAGCAAGACGCTATGTAAAGGATAGTGTTTTAGCAGAAGATGTAATGCAAGATGCGTTTATTAAAGCGTTCAAGAATTTACATTCTTATAAAGCAGAAGTTAGTTTTGGAGCTTGGTTGAAAAGAATTGTTATCAATCAAAGCATAGATGAGTTAAAAAAGAAAAAATTAGAATTAGTTACCATAAATGAAGATGTAGTTTCACTGGTTGAAGATAATAATTGGGAAGTAGAGAGTAGTATTTCTTCAGAGACAATTATTGAAACTATTCAGAAGTTAAAGGATAAATATAGAGTTGTTTTAACCTTATACTTATTAGAAGGATACGATCATAGCGAAATTTCTCAAATTTTAAACATTGCAGAAGTAACTTCTAGAACACATTTAATGCGAGGTAAAAAACAACTCCAAGAACAATTAAAAACGATAGGTTATGCAGAAAGATATTAA